A region from the Vicia villosa cultivar HV-30 ecotype Madison, WI linkage group LG3, Vvil1.0, whole genome shotgun sequence genome encodes:
- the LOC131659767 gene encoding uncharacterized protein LOC131659767, with the protein MGFGAKWRKWMELLIFKSNMSVMVNGSPTKEFVVNRGLRQGDPLSPFLFVLVTEALARLVRKSIEIGEFESFDIKRRCEVDILQFADDTLVEDNNFLFLGIPIGSNPRKEATWAPLVEKMKKKLSGWKARFLNLGGRLTLLKSILSPLFIFTMSFYKIPARVVKAITVIQSNFLWGGGGDKRIIHWVG; encoded by the exons ATGGGGTTTGGAGCTAAATGGAGGAAGTGGATGGAATTATTGATTTTCAAGAGCAATATGTCGGTGATGGTAAACGGTAGTCCAACAAAGGAATTTGTTGTTAATAGAGGCTTAAGACAAGGTGATCCgttatctccttttctttttgttttggtgaCGGAGGCTCTTGCGAGATTAGTTAGAAAATCTATAGAGATTGGTGAATTTGAGTCTTTTGATATTAAAAGAAGATGTGAGGTggacattcttcaatttgcggatgacacttt GGTTGAAGACAACAATTTTTTGTTTCTTGGTATTCCTATTGGTAGCAATCCTAGGAAGGAAGCGACTTGGGCTCCTTTAgtggagaagatgaaaaagaagttATCCGGTTGGAAGGCTAGATTTCTTAACCTCGGAGGGAGGTTAACTCTTTTGAAGTCTATTTTGAGTCCGTTATTTATCTTTACTATGTCTTTCTACAAAATACCGGCTAGGGTGGTAAAAGCGATAACGGTGATTCAAAGTAATTTCCTATGGGGAGGTGGGGGAGATAAACGGATTATTCATTGGGTTGGATAG
- the LOC131657184 gene encoding dirigent protein 11-like: MSLSHTFIFLFSIITLIISNGVFSQQSNIILPSEQQRNTEKLTHIHFYYHDIRTKKNPTMIQIIDTPKNVANGFGSVFMMDDAMTEGPELSSKQIGRAQGLIGLSSLHDIAECMLINLVFDEGSYAGSTLSMLGRNPISKQNRETSIVGGTGVFRFARGFAIANSVNSISTPQHYIVEYNITVSHP, from the coding sequence ATGTCTCTTTCACATactttcatctttctcttctccattatCACACTCATAATTTCCAATGGAGTTTTCTCACAACAATCCAACATCATATTACCCTCCGAACAACAACGAAACACCGAAAAACTAACACATATCCACTTCTACTACCATGACATCAGAACCAAAAAAAACCCTACCATGATACAAATCATCGACACGCCAAAAAACGTGGCTAATGGATTTGGTTCAGTTTTTATGATGGATGATGCAATGACGGAAGGGCCAGAGTTAAGTTCAAAGCAGATTGGAAGAGCTCAAGGGCTAATAggtctttcatcacttcatgatATTGCTGAGTGTATGTTGATAAATTTAGTTTTTGATGAAGGGAGTTATGCTGGAAGCACTCTAAGCATGTTGGGGAGGAACCCTATTTCAAAGCAAAATAGAGAAACAAGTATTGTTGGTGGAACTGGTGTTTTTAGGTTTGCTAGAGGCTTTGCTATTGCAAATAGTGTGAACTCCATTTCTACACCTCAACATTATATTGTTGAGTATAACATTACTGTTTCTCATCCCTAG
- the LOC131659768 gene encoding uncharacterized protein LOC131659768 gives MANYNFVWSGPKLTAELDFSYWELLMITHLKAHNVWSFVDPDLQQGADEVARRRDQLALSQIHQGIDYSIFGKIANAKTAKEAWDILKLSHKGVEKAQKSKLQSLRREYERYEMSNSETVEQYFSRVINLVNKMRVYGEDIPNSKVVEKILRTMPMKFDHVVTTIIESHDTDTLSVAELQGSIESHVNRILEKTEKVVKE, from the coding sequence ATGGCAAATTATAATTTTGTCTGGTCCGGTCCAAAATTAACCGCAGAGTTGGATTTTAGTTACTGGGAATTGTTGATGATAACACATCTAAAAGCTCACAATGTTTGGAGCTTTGTGGATCCCGATTTACAACAAGGAGCTGATGAAGTTGCTCGTAGAAGGGACCAGTTGGCACTTTCACAAATTCATCAAGGTATTGATTACTCAATATTTGGCAAAATAGCAAATGCCAAAACTGCTAAAGAAGCGTGGGACATATTGAAGCTGTCACATAAAGGAGTAGAGAAAGCTCAAAAGTCCAAATTACAATCGCTGCGTAGAGAATATGAAAGGTACGAAATGTCAAATTCAGAAACAGTAGAACAATATTTTTCTCGTGTTATAAATCTCGTCAACAAGATGCGAGTATATGGAGAAGATATTCCAAATAGCAAAGTGGTAGAAAAAATTCTACGTACGATGCCGATGAAGTTTGACCATGTGGTGACTACAATAATTGAGTCCCACGATACAGATACTCTGTCTGTAGCAGAATTACAGGGAAGCATTGAAAGTCATGTCAACAGAATATTAGAAAAGACCGAAAAAGTGGTAAAAGAATAA